A region from the Aegilops tauschii subsp. strangulata cultivar AL8/78 chromosome 5, Aet v6.0, whole genome shotgun sequence genome encodes:
- the LOC123493982 gene encoding uncharacterized protein, whose protein sequence is MVLDATFSKERRDCRFSQVLIDGGSSINILYHDTLEKLSIKEKQLQPSRTVFHGIVSGLSYSPIGKIKIDILFGDRHHSRRHISFTKGIIIIAGDYQKLAAYAAASSRLAESLVIAAEKRLLDQVVAMDSKQLDLSPDPKEPEAQGSFQPTKGTKKIPLDPEHSERFAVVGAHLDSK, encoded by the exons ATGGTGCTGGATGCCACCTTCTCAAAAGAGAGGCGAGACTGTCGCTTCTCCCaagtcctgatagacggcggtagcagcatcaacatcctctaccacGACACCTTGGAGAAGCTGTCCATCAAGGAGAAGCAGCTCCAGCCCAGCCGGACCGTCTTCCATGGCATTGTATCTGGCCTTTCCtactccccaatcggcaagatcaagatagacaTCCTCTTCGGAGATAGACATCACTCCCGCC ggcatatttccttcaccaaggGCATCATCATTATAGCTGGCGACTACCAGAAGTTGGCTGCATATGCTGCCGCCAGTAGCCggttggccgagtccctcgtCATCGCCGCAGAGAAGCGACTCCTTGACCAGGTTGTGGCCATGGACAGCAAGCAGCTAGACCTGTCGCCAGACCCCAAGGAGCCGGAAGCCCAGGGCTCATTCCAGCCAACCAAAGGGACcaagaagatccccttggacccAGAGCACTCGGAGAGATTCGCTGTCGTAGGGGCCCACcttgatagcaaatag